In Stomoxys calcitrans chromosome 2, idStoCalc2.1, whole genome shotgun sequence, the following proteins share a genomic window:
- the LOC106092162 gene encoding lipase 3: MTIHFTFLDVFLIFFVLQAALAQPIQYDSPDEKLMKTTADRIKEHGYPAEIHYVETEDNYVIGMFRIPYSHNLQNQNEPRPAILLQHGLTSCSDAWILNGPNDALAFLLADAGYDVWMGNARGNTYSRNNTRLSTNHPYFWRFSWHEIGVIDIAAMIDHILTTTGETAIHYTGHSQGTTVFFVLMSEKPEYNEKIKTAHLLAPVAFMGNMKTLWAKYTRRFIGRPNTLTGIVDTTEVMHATFFEELYNILCTKHAVMQFMCKNLIHLLNGDNDVGNMNQTVVGLLDETHPAGASSTQVLHYMQEYESKRFCQLDHGVAQNRKKYGRDTPPDYDVAQITSTLFFYYSDADTLADVIDVEHLASLVPKSPTMTHFPGSTMSHGEFAWHVNVKEMVNMPIINACNEYENSVETLNPSEL, encoded by the exons ATGACAATTCATTTCACATTTCTTGAcgtatttttgatattttttgtgtTGCAAGCGGCGCTAGCCCAACCCATTCAATATGATAGTCCAGATGAGAAACTCATGAAAACAACG gccgatcgaaTTAAGGAACATGGTTATCCAGCTGAGATCCACTACGTCGAGACGGAGGACAATTATGTGATTGGAATGTTCCGCATACCCTACTCGCATAATTTGCAAAATCAAAATGAGCCAAGACCTGCCATTCTACTGCAACATGGTTTGACCTCTTGTTCCGATGCTTGGATTTTGAATGGACCAAATGACGCTTTGGCCTTTTTGTTGGCCGATGCCGGCTATGATGTCTGGATGGGAAATGCTCGGGGTAATACATATTCACGCAATAACACCCGACTCTCTACAAATCATCCTTACTTCTGGAGATTTAGTTGGCATGAGATTGGAGTCATCGACATTGCCGCAATGATTGATCACATTTTGACTACTACTGGGGAAACTGCCATACATTATACGGGCCATTCTCAAGGCACCACAGTTTTTTTCGTACTGATGTCCGAAAAACCCGAGTATAATGAGAAAATAAAGACGGCCCACCTATTGGCTCCTGTGGCCTTCATGGGTAACATGAAAACATTGTGGGCTAAATATACTCGCCGTTTTATAGGCCGACCCAATACCCTGACCGGCATAGTTGACACCACGGAGGTAATGCATGCGACCTTCTTTGAGGAACTTTACAATATTTTGTGCACTAAACATGCAGTTATGCAGTTTATGTGCAAAAATCTCATACATCTGCTGAATGGAGACAACGATGTGGGTAACATGAACCAAACAGTAGTGGGCCTACTGGACGAAACCCATCCAGCTGGAGCCTCATCTACCCAGGTGTTGCACTATATGCAGGAGTATGAATCTAAAAGATTCTGCCAATTAGATCATGGTGTGGCTCAGAATCGCAAGAAATATGGCCGTGACACTCCTCCAGATTATGATGTTGCCCAAATCACCTCAACTCTGTTCTTCTATTACAGTGATGCCGACACCTTGGCCGATGTGATTGATGTTGAGCATCTTGCTTCTCTTGTACCAAAATCTCCTACCATGACTCATTTCCCTGGTTCTACAATGTCACATGGAGAATTTGCATGGCACGTCAATGTCAAAGAGATGGTCAATATGCCGATAATAAATGCATGCAACGAATATGAAAACTCTGTGGAGACATTGAATCCAAGCGAGTTGTAG
- the LOC106092163 gene encoding lipase 3 codes for MRSYYGLIGALLTLSLIQIGLGQPVEYGLEERLLKTTADRIKEHGYPAEVHMVETEDNYVIGMFRIPYSHKLQNQNEKRPAILLQHGLTSCSDAWVLSGPNDALAFLLADAGYDVWMGNARGNTYSRNNTRLSTNHPYFWRFSWHEVGVIDMATMIDHILATTGETAVHYVGHSQGTTVFFVLMSERPEFNEKIKTASLLAPVAFMGNMKTLWAKYTRRFIGRPNQLTRMLDTTEVMHSTFFAELYNVFCTHHPILKFMCSNFMYLLNGDTDAGNMNKTVAAHLSETHPAGASSTQVLHYMQEYETGRFCQFDYGVAENRKKYGRDTPPDYDVTRITATLFFYYSDADTLADVQDVEYLASLLPNEPTMTHFPGDLITHGEFNWHVQVKELINTPIINACNAYEKSLDRLKGNK; via the exons ATGAGGTCGTATTACGGACTTATTGGAGCATTGTTAACTCTTTCCTTAATACAAATAGGACTGGGACAACCGGTGGAATACGGACTAGAGGAGAGGTTATTGAAAACAACT GCCGACCGCATCAAGGAACATGGCTACCCTGCGGAAGTTCACATGGTAGAGACTGAGGACAATTATGTGATTGGCATGTTTCGCATTCCCTATTCCCACAAATTgcaaaaccaaaatgaaaaaaggcCGGCGATTCTTCTGCAACACGGCTTAACCTCTTGCTCCGATGCTTGGGTTTTGAGTGGCCCCAATGACGCCTTGGCTTTCTTGCTGGCCGATGCTGGCTACGATGTTTGGATGGGAAATGCCCGCGGCAATACCTACTCACGTAACAACACCAGGCTGTCAACTAATCACCCGTATTTTTGGAGATTCAGCTGGCATGAGGTGGGTGTCATAGATATGGCTACAATGATCGATCACATTTTGGCCACCACAGGTGAAACCGCCGTCCACTATGTAGGCCACTCCCAGGGCACCACAGTATTCTTTGTTTTGATGTCCGAGAGGCCTGAATTTAACGAAAAGATTAAGACGGCCAGTTTATTAGCACCagtggcatttatgggcaatATGAAAACTTTGTGGGCTAAGTATACTCGACGTTTTATTGGACGGCCCAATCAGTTGACCCGTATGCTTGACACCACTGAGGTAATGCATTCGACATTCTTTGCTGAACTCTACAATGTCTTTTGTACACACCatccaattttgaaatttatgtgCAGCAACTTCATGTATCTCCTAAATGGTGATACCGATGCTGGAAATATGAATAAGACCGTGGCCGCTCATTTAAGTGAAACACATCCCGCTGGAGCCTCCTCTACACAGGTTCTGCACTACATGCAAGAGTATGAAACTGGCCGATTTTGTCAATTCGATTATGGTGTGGCCGAAAACCGCAAAAAATATGGCCGAGACACCCCTCCTGATTATGATGTGACTAGGATTACGGCCACTTTGTTCTTCTATTACAGTGATGCTGACACCTTGGCCGATGTACAGGATGTGGAATATCTAGCATCATTGCTGCCCAATGAACCCACCATGACCCATTTTCCTGGTGACCTCATCACTCATGGTGAATTCAATTGGCACGTTCAAGTCAAGGAGTTGATCAATACACCTATCATCAATGCCTGCAATGCCTATGAGAAATCTTTGGATAGACTCAAAgggaataaataa